A single window of Streptomyces cathayae DNA harbors:
- a CDS encoding lasso peptide biosynthesis B2 protein, which yields MSMALALKRDRRKRPLGLRVRTRAAIIAARLLVFLPPHRLRRVMGAFRRGAEPATVEQATAARESVLAASLALNGLRACLPRSVSVALLCRLLGVWPTWCVGTRTAPPFAAHAWVEAEGRLVGEQGVYNAYARLMSVPPLVSPEPADAAGVR from the coding sequence ATGAGTATGGCCCTCGCGTTGAAACGCGACCGCCGAAAACGGCCCCTGGGCCTGCGTGTGCGCACCCGCGCCGCCATCATCGCCGCACGGCTGCTGGTGTTTCTGCCCCCGCACCGGCTGCGGCGGGTCATGGGGGCGTTTCGCCGCGGAGCCGAACCGGCCACCGTCGAGCAGGCCACCGCCGCCCGGGAGTCCGTACTCGCGGCGAGCCTCGCCCTCAACGGCCTGCGCGCCTGCTTGCCCCGGTCCGTGTCGGTCGCCCTGCTGTGCCGCCTGCTCGGCGTGTGGCCCACTTGGTGTGTCGGCACCCGCACGGCTCCCCCGTTCGCGGCGCATGCCTGGGTCGAGGCGGAAGGCCGACTGGTCGGTGAGCAGGGGGTGTACAACGCCTATGCGCGACTGATGAGCGTGCCACCCCTCGTGTCCCCGGAGCCGGCCGACGCCGCCGGTGTGCGGTGA
- a CDS encoding polynucleotide kinase-phosphatase, with protein sequence MSSETTAEARSAEGRVLPVTDLSLVVLVGASGSGKSTFARRHFKPTEVISSDFCRGLVADDENDQSASGDAFDVLHYIAGKRLAAGRRTVVDATSVQQDARRQLVDLARQHDVLPIAVVLDVPEEVCAERNAARSDRADMPRRVVQRHIRELRRSLRSLEREGFRKVHVLRGVAEVEDATVVTEKRYNDLTHLTGPFDIIGDVHGCAAELESLLVALGYVDGVHSEGRTAVFVGDLVDRGPDSPGVLRRVMAMVKSGNALCVPGNHENKFGRYLKGRKVQHTHGLAETVEQMDREGEEFRSEVREFVDGLVSHYVLDGGRLVVCHAGLPEKYHGRTSGRVRSHALYGDTTGETDEFGLPVRYPWAEDYRGRAAVVYGHTPVPEATWLNNTICLDTGAVFGGKLTALRWPERELVDVPAERVWYEPVRPLRTEAPGGHDGRPLDLADVHGRRAVETRHAGRVAVREENAAAALEVMSRFAIDPRLLPYLPPTMAPTATSRLDGYLEHPVEAFAQYREDGVERVVCEEKHMGSRAVALVCRDAAAAARHFGVENGPAGSLYTRTGRPFFDDAAVTEEILGRLRTAVTEAGLWDTLETEWLLLDAELMPWSLKAAGLLRAQYAAVGAASGAVFPGALAALEEAAARGVEVKELLDRQSERADDAAAFTDAYRRYCWPTEGLDGVRLAPFQILAVQGRSLAALPHDEQLALLDRMVEHDATGLLRTTRRLYVDPADPESVRAGVDWWLEMTGRGGEGMVVKPVGALVRDPKDRLVQPGIKCRGREYLRIIYGPEYTRPENLARLRGRSLGHKRSLAVREYALGLEALDRLAEGEPLWRVHEAVFGVLALESEPVDPRL encoded by the coding sequence GTGAGCAGCGAGACCACTGCCGAAGCCCGCAGCGCCGAGGGCCGGGTTCTGCCCGTCACCGACCTTTCCCTCGTCGTTCTCGTCGGGGCCTCCGGCTCGGGCAAGTCCACCTTCGCCCGTCGGCACTTCAAGCCCACCGAGGTCATCTCCTCCGACTTCTGCCGCGGCCTGGTCGCCGACGACGAGAACGACCAGAGTGCGTCCGGGGACGCCTTCGACGTCCTGCACTACATCGCGGGCAAGCGGCTCGCCGCGGGGCGGCGCACCGTCGTCGACGCCACCAGCGTCCAGCAGGACGCCAGGCGCCAACTGGTCGACCTGGCCAGGCAACACGACGTACTGCCGATAGCCGTCGTGCTCGACGTGCCCGAGGAGGTGTGCGCCGAGCGCAACGCGGCCCGTTCCGACCGCGCGGACATGCCCCGCCGGGTCGTGCAGCGGCACATCCGCGAACTCCGCCGCTCCCTGCGGAGCCTGGAGCGCGAGGGCTTCCGCAAGGTGCACGTCCTGCGGGGTGTCGCCGAGGTCGAGGACGCCACCGTCGTCACCGAGAAGCGGTACAACGACCTCACCCACCTCACCGGGCCCTTCGACATCATCGGCGACGTCCACGGCTGCGCCGCCGAACTGGAGTCGCTGCTGGTTGCGTTGGGATACGTCGACGGGGTGCACTCCGAGGGTCGCACCGCGGTCTTCGTCGGTGACCTCGTGGACCGGGGGCCGGACAGTCCGGGCGTGCTGCGGCGGGTCATGGCCATGGTGAAGTCGGGCAACGCGCTGTGCGTGCCCGGCAACCACGAGAACAAGTTCGGGCGGTACCTGAAGGGCCGCAAGGTCCAGCACACCCACGGCCTTGCCGAGACCGTCGAGCAGATGGATCGGGAGGGTGAGGAGTTCCGGTCTGAGGTACGGGAGTTCGTCGACGGCCTGGTCAGTCACTACGTCCTCGACGGCGGCCGGCTGGTCGTCTGCCACGCCGGGCTGCCGGAGAAGTACCACGGCCGTACCTCCGGCCGGGTCCGCAGCCACGCCCTGTACGGCGACACCACCGGCGAGACCGACGAGTTCGGCCTGCCCGTGCGCTACCCGTGGGCCGAGGACTACCGGGGCCGGGCCGCCGTCGTCTACGGCCACACCCCGGTCCCCGAGGCGACCTGGCTGAACAACACCATCTGTCTGGACACCGGCGCTGTCTTCGGCGGCAAGCTCACCGCGCTGCGCTGGCCGGAGCGGGAACTGGTCGACGTGCCGGCCGAGCGGGTCTGGTACGAGCCGGTCCGCCCGCTGCGCACCGAGGCTCCCGGCGGGCACGACGGCCGTCCGCTGGACCTCGCCGACGTGCACGGCCGCCGGGCCGTGGAGACCCGGCACGCCGGCCGGGTCGCCGTGCGCGAGGAGAACGCCGCCGCCGCGCTGGAGGTCATGAGCCGCTTCGCGATCGACCCGCGCCTGCTGCCCTACCTCCCGCCGACCATGGCCCCCACGGCCACCTCCCGCCTGGACGGCTACCTGGAGCACCCGGTCGAGGCCTTCGCCCAGTACCGGGAGGACGGGGTCGAGCGTGTCGTGTGCGAGGAGAAGCACATGGGGTCGCGGGCGGTCGCCCTGGTCTGCCGGGACGCGGCCGCGGCCGCCCGGCACTTCGGCGTCGAGAACGGCCCGGCCGGATCGCTCTACACTCGTACCGGACGCCCGTTCTTCGACGACGCCGCGGTCACCGAGGAGATCCTCGGCCGGCTGCGCACGGCGGTCACCGAGGCCGGGCTCTGGGACACGCTCGAGACGGAATGGCTGCTGCTGGACGCCGAGTTGATGCCGTGGTCGCTGAAGGCGGCCGGGCTGCTGCGTGCGCAGTACGCCGCCGTGGGCGCCGCCTCCGGCGCGGTGTTCCCGGGCGCGCTGGCGGCCCTGGAGGAGGCTGCCGCCCGGGGCGTGGAGGTGAAGGAGCTCCTGGACCGACAGAGTGAACGCGCCGACGACGCCGCCGCGTTCACCGACGCCTACCGCCGTTACTGCTGGCCCACCGAGGGACTGGACGGCGTACGCCTCGCCCCGTTCCAGATCCTCGCCGTCCAGGGCCGCAGCCTCGCCGCCCTGCCGCACGACGAGCAGCTCGCCCTGCTCGACCGCATGGTCGAACACGACGCCACCGGTCTGCTGCGGACCACCCGCCGCCTGTACGTCGACCCCGCCGACCCGGAGTCGGTGCGGGCGGGTGTCGACTGGTGGCTGGAGATGACCGGACGCGGCGGCGAGGGCATGGTCGTCAAACCGGTCGGCGCCCTGGTCCGCGATCCGAAGGACCGCCTGGTGCAGCCCGGGATCAAGTGCCGGGGCCGCGAGTACCTGCGGATCATCTACGGTCCCGAGTACACGCGCCCCGAGAACCTGGCCCGGCTGCGCGGCCGGTCCCTGGGCCACAAGCGGTCCCTGGCCGTCCGCGAGTACGCGCTCGGCCTGGAGGCACTGGACCGGCTCGCCGAGGGCGAACCCCTGTGGCGGGTCCACGAGGCGGTCTTCGGCGTCCTGGCCCTGGAGTCGGAGCCCGTCGACCCGCGGCTTTGA
- a CDS encoding 3' terminal RNA ribose 2'-O-methyltransferase Hen1 — translation MFLMISTTGVPERPATDLGFLLHKHPGKAQAFSTSYGTAHVLYPEADAERCTAALLLEVDAVALVRRGRGKGRGGAPDAALAQYVNDRPYAASSLLAVALSAVFSSAMRGVCKARPELPGQPLPLCIEIPALPARGGPALVGRLFEPLGWTVTAEPVPLDTEFPQWGDSRYVRLVLEADTLTLAEALRHLYVLLPVLDDAKHYWVASDEVDKLLRAGEGWLPGHPEQKLITSRYLTRRWSLTREAMERLELVRLAEADDSEVEEIDNAVGEDSESEEKPTPLAVQRRDAIVAALRASGAARVLDLGCGQGQLVQELLRNPAFTEIVGLDVSMRALTSASRRLKLDRMGERQAARVKLLQGSLSYTDKRLQGYDAAVLSEVIEHLDPPRLPALEYAVFGAARPRTVLVTTPNVEYNVRWESLPAGHVRHGDHRFEWTREEFRGWAAGVAEQYGYEVEFAPVGPDDPEVGPPTQMAVFVTVDKKTMDKKEEVKAA, via the coding sequence GTGTTCCTGATGATCAGTACCACCGGCGTCCCCGAGCGTCCCGCGACCGATCTGGGTTTTCTGCTGCACAAGCATCCCGGGAAGGCGCAGGCGTTCTCCACCTCCTACGGCACGGCGCACGTCCTCTACCCCGAGGCGGACGCCGAGCGCTGCACGGCGGCGCTGCTGCTGGAGGTGGACGCGGTGGCGCTGGTCCGGCGGGGCAGGGGCAAGGGGCGGGGTGGTGCGCCCGACGCCGCGCTCGCGCAGTACGTCAACGACCGTCCGTACGCGGCGTCCTCGCTGCTCGCCGTCGCGCTGAGCGCGGTCTTCTCCAGCGCGATGCGCGGTGTGTGCAAGGCCCGCCCGGAGCTGCCGGGGCAGCCGCTGCCGCTGTGCATCGAGATACCCGCGCTGCCCGCGCGCGGCGGCCCCGCACTGGTCGGCCGGCTCTTCGAGCCGCTCGGCTGGACGGTCACGGCCGAGCCGGTGCCCCTGGACACCGAGTTCCCGCAGTGGGGCGACTCGCGGTACGTACGCCTCGTCCTGGAGGCGGACACCCTCACCCTCGCCGAGGCCCTGCGCCACCTCTACGTCCTGCTCCCCGTCCTCGACGACGCCAAGCACTACTGGGTGGCGTCCGACGAGGTGGACAAGCTGCTGCGCGCCGGTGAGGGCTGGCTGCCCGGCCACCCGGAGCAGAAGCTGATCACCAGCCGTTACCTCACCCGGCGCTGGTCGCTGACGAGGGAGGCGATGGAACGGCTCGAGCTGGTCCGGCTGGCCGAGGCGGACGACAGTGAGGTCGAGGAGATCGACAACGCCGTGGGGGAGGACAGCGAGAGCGAGGAGAAGCCGACCCCGCTCGCCGTGCAGCGTCGGGACGCGATCGTCGCCGCGCTGCGTGCGTCCGGGGCCGCCCGGGTGCTCGATCTCGGGTGCGGGCAGGGCCAGTTGGTGCAGGAGCTGCTGCGAAACCCGGCCTTCACCGAGATCGTGGGCCTCGACGTGTCCATGCGGGCGCTCACCAGCGCCTCCCGGCGGCTCAAGCTGGACCGCATGGGGGAGCGGCAGGCGGCGCGGGTGAAGCTGCTGCAGGGCTCGCTGTCGTACACCGACAAGCGGCTCCAGGGGTACGACGCGGCCGTGCTCAGCGAGGTGATCGAGCACCTCGACCCGCCGAGGCTGCCCGCCCTGGAGTACGCCGTGTTCGGCGCGGCCCGCCCCCGTACGGTCCTCGTGACCACCCCGAACGTCGAGTACAACGTGCGCTGGGAGAGCCTGCCGGCCGGGCATGTCCGGCACGGCGACCACCGCTTCGAGTGGACCCGTGAGGAGTTCCGCGGCTGGGCGGCCGGGGTCGCCGAACAGTACGGCTACGAAGTCGAGTTCGCACCCGTGGGGCCGGACGACCCGGAGGTCGGACCGCCCACCCAGATGGCCGTGTTCGTGACAGTGGACAAGAAGACCATGGACAAGAAGGAAGAGGTGAAGGCAGCGTGA